The following are encoded in a window of Flavobacterium cupriresistens genomic DNA:
- a CDS encoding hybrid sensor histidine kinase/response regulator yields MESKKSYMPIKVLFSYIALLGLVVTVGWFLYSENKVYNKLEEKIGFEKTKILRVSKLFSNVYKTESLARKTIQTNSENDFKSYIIETDSLRARIDTLKQIVTTDYQKTLLDSVTYFLSEKTENIRQLKTIKNKADDEVSVNTAIDEITKMEFKLRKLELQDFTKSPNQLGNYQRNVLQKYVDYLNQNIPDDSTNTLSKQASDSILANSKKLLSNVKIKAEKKKESLNFEENKLLKNEIAISEQLRKVLRIIEREIIINSIKNNSLKEKSLKKVNDIVTASAIIGLLLTVFFSILIVSDYSKSQLYKKQLEIANFKTKNLLKSREQLISTVSHDLKTPLSTIVGYTELLGNSDVTTKQSYFVKNIKNSSEYISQLVQDLLDFSQIEAGKISIEKVPFLLPELIEEAAKNIQTVYKNKTIDLIINVDDQLSSKIVGDPFRLKQILTNIVGNAYKFTEKGFIKISAYVADNSDFFVITIEDTGIGIEKGNQQLVFEEFAQANESIEKQYGGTGLGLSICQKIVTILQGSLTLRSTFGEGSTFEIKLPLLFDSTKNTTATTPKQLSNLNTKKLTFIVIDDDINLLNLTSGVLKQENHHVLSFNEAKKALETIPTTDFDFIITDIQMPEMDGFMFIEKLKNSSLSTFKNQPVIALTGRTDLDLSVYKAAGFTTVIKKPYSPKILLETLHHIAEDIPLPNSEIGTTEALSANESLYSLDTLKEFLGNDADALRDVITSFIESTKENLTYLNKAITEEDITEVNLIAHRIAPMFKQIESDEIAGILKTLEKNEFKNSDLESIFNSLKAQIETLFIALQQEIT; encoded by the coding sequence ATGGAGAGTAAAAAAAGTTACATGCCGATTAAAGTACTCTTCAGTTATATTGCATTACTGGGATTAGTTGTTACGGTTGGTTGGTTCCTATATTCTGAAAATAAAGTTTATAACAAACTCGAAGAAAAAATAGGCTTTGAAAAAACCAAAATTCTAAGAGTCAGTAAACTCTTCTCTAATGTATACAAAACAGAAAGTTTGGCCCGAAAAACGATCCAGACGAATTCTGAAAATGACTTTAAAAGTTATATTATTGAAACAGATTCCCTACGCGCAAGAATCGACACCTTAAAACAAATCGTTACTACCGACTATCAGAAAACTTTACTAGACAGCGTTACCTATTTTTTGTCTGAAAAAACAGAGAATATCCGACAGCTAAAAACCATAAAAAACAAAGCCGACGATGAAGTTTCGGTAAATACCGCTATTGACGAAATTACCAAAATGGAATTCAAACTCCGTAAGCTGGAACTTCAGGATTTTACGAAAAGCCCTAATCAATTGGGAAATTACCAGCGAAATGTGCTTCAGAAATATGTTGATTATCTCAATCAGAATATTCCCGACGACAGCACCAATACGTTGAGTAAACAGGCCTCCGATTCTATCTTGGCCAATTCAAAAAAGCTATTAAGCAATGTCAAAATAAAAGCAGAAAAAAAGAAAGAATCGCTGAATTTTGAGGAAAACAAATTGCTTAAAAATGAAATTGCCATCTCGGAACAACTTAGAAAAGTACTTCGTATTATAGAGCGTGAAATCATTATCAACTCTATAAAAAACAATTCTTTAAAAGAAAAATCACTTAAAAAAGTCAATGATATCGTAACAGCATCTGCCATTATTGGTTTATTACTGACGGTGTTTTTCTCTATTTTAATTGTTAGCGATTACTCCAAATCTCAATTGTATAAAAAACAGCTCGAGATTGCTAATTTCAAAACCAAAAACCTGCTAAAAAGCCGCGAGCAACTTATCTCAACGGTAAGTCACGACCTGAAAACACCTCTGAGCACCATAGTGGGCTACACGGAACTTTTGGGCAATTCTGATGTAACGACCAAACAATCCTATTTCGTTAAAAACATTAAAAATTCCTCCGAGTATATTTCGCAACTCGTTCAGGATTTATTGGACTTTTCTCAAATCGAAGCGGGAAAAATCAGCATCGAGAAAGTACCTTTCCTTTTGCCGGAGCTTATTGAAGAGGCTGCCAAAAATATTCAGACCGTTTATAAAAACAAAACCATCGATCTTATTATCAATGTTGACGATCAGCTGAGCAGCAAAATAGTCGGCGATCCGTTTCGTTTAAAGCAAATCCTGACTAATATAGTCGGGAACGCTTATAAATTTACAGAAAAAGGTTTTATCAAAATCAGCGCTTATGTTGCAGACAACAGCGACTTTTTTGTTATTACCATCGAAGATACCGGAATTGGAATTGAGAAAGGAAACCAACAATTGGTTTTTGAAGAATTTGCACAGGCCAATGAAAGTATTGAAAAGCAATATGGTGGAACCGGCTTAGGTCTCTCTATCTGCCAAAAAATAGTCACCATTCTTCAAGGAAGCTTAACCCTTAGAAGTACTTTTGGAGAAGGAAGTACTTTTGAAATCAAACTCCCTTTATTATTTGACAGTACTAAAAACACAACGGCTACAACCCCAAAACAGCTTTCTAACCTCAATACAAAAAAGCTGACTTTTATTGTTATTGACGACGATATTAATTTATTGAATTTAACCAGCGGGGTTCTGAAACAAGAAAACCATCATGTTTTGTCTTTCAACGAAGCCAAAAAAGCATTAGAAACCATTCCTACTACTGATTTTGACTTTATCATCACCGATATTCAAATGCCGGAAATGGATGGTTTTATGTTTATTGAAAAATTAAAAAACAGTTCGCTTTCGACATTCAAAAACCAACCTGTAATTGCACTGACGGGAAGAACAGATCTCGATTTGTCCGTTTACAAAGCGGCCGGATTCACCACTGTTATCAAAAAACCGTATTCCCCAAAAATACTGCTTGAAACCCTCCATCATATTGCAGAAGATATTCCGCTCCCCAATAGTGAAATAGGAACTACTGAAGCTTTATCAGCCAACGAATCTCTGTACTCGTTAGATACGCTGAAAGAATTTTTAGGCAATGATGCTGATGCTTTGAGAGATGTTATCACCTCGTTTATTGAAAGTACTAAAGAAAATTTGACTTACTTAAACAAAGCAATAACAGAAGAAGACATCACTGAAGTAAACCTTATTGCACACCGAATTGCACCAATGTTCAAACAAATTGAATCTGATGAAATTGCCGGTATTTTAAAAACTTTAGAAAAGAATGAATTTAAAAATTCTGATTTAGAAAGTATATTCAACAGTTTAAAAGCCCAAATCGAAACGCTTTTTATTGCGCTGCAACAAGAAATAACTTAA
- a CDS encoding sigma-54-dependent transcriptional regulator, translated as MPKILLIEDDISFCKLLEKFLIKKEYEVIIAFSAAEARVAVNNQLFDLILTDLRLPDSDGIVLMTEFKASNPEIPVILMTGYSDVNTAVKAIKNGAADYISKPFNPDEVLLVITNALQTPQVQVPTKEKKVVKKQTAATENEFVRGISVASKKLLDHIQLVSPTDMSVLIIGESGTGKEIIAKSIHEQSTRKSNNFIAVDCGAIPKELAASEFFGHLKGSFTGAISDKMGYFEAANGGTLFLDEIGNLSYENQIQLLRALQERKIKPVGSNKEINVDIRIITATNEDLREAVKNGDFREDLYHRINEFSIQSPSLTDREEDLMVFADYFLEKANQQLNKEIIGFSPDVIRIFQNYSWPGNLRELQNCVKRATLLSRGDYIESEVLPTEFFQIEKQQNSKGNFSLSENEKEAIIHALSKAQNNKSEAAKLLKITRKTLYNKLKQYNID; from the coding sequence ATGCCAAAGATATTACTAATAGAAGATGATATTTCATTCTGCAAATTATTGGAGAAGTTCCTGATAAAAAAAGAATATGAAGTAATCATTGCTTTTTCAGCTGCAGAAGCTCGAGTAGCAGTTAATAATCAATTATTCGATTTGATTTTAACGGATCTTCGATTACCGGATTCTGATGGTATTGTACTTATGACTGAATTTAAGGCTTCCAATCCCGAAATACCTGTGATCTTAATGACAGGATACTCCGATGTGAATACGGCTGTAAAAGCGATCAAAAATGGCGCTGCAGACTATATTTCGAAACCGTTTAATCCCGACGAAGTTTTGTTGGTTATTACAAACGCTTTGCAAACTCCGCAAGTTCAAGTTCCAACAAAAGAAAAGAAAGTCGTCAAAAAACAAACTGCCGCTACGGAGAATGAATTTGTACGAGGAATTTCTGTAGCTTCAAAAAAATTACTGGATCATATTCAATTGGTTAGTCCAACGGATATGTCTGTTTTGATTATTGGGGAAAGTGGTACAGGAAAAGAAATCATCGCCAAAAGCATTCACGAGCAAAGCACCCGAAAAAGCAATAATTTCATTGCCGTTGATTGTGGTGCAATCCCAAAAGAATTGGCTGCAAGTGAGTTTTTCGGACATTTAAAAGGATCTTTTACCGGAGCAATCAGCGATAAAATGGGTTATTTTGAAGCGGCTAACGGTGGAACTCTTTTTTTAGATGAAATAGGAAATCTTTCGTATGAAAATCAGATACAGTTGCTAAGAGCACTTCAAGAACGAAAAATTAAACCCGTAGGAAGCAACAAAGAAATTAACGTTGATATCAGAATTATTACGGCCACCAATGAAGATTTGCGGGAAGCTGTTAAAAATGGTGATTTCCGTGAAGATTTATACCATAGAATTAATGAATTTTCTATTCAGTCTCCTTCCTTGACAGACCGCGAAGAAGATTTAATGGTTTTTGCCGATTATTTTCTCGAGAAAGCCAATCAGCAATTAAACAAAGAGATTATTGGTTTTTCACCGGATGTAATTCGAATTTTTCAAAACTACAGCTGGCCCGGAAATTTACGTGAACTTCAAAATTGCGTAAAACGTGCCACATTATTGTCGCGTGGTGATTATATTGAAAGCGAAGTTTTACCAACAGAATTTTTTCAAATCGAAAAACAGCAAAATTCTAAAGGAAATTTTTCATTGTCAGAAAACGAGAAAGAGGCCATTATTCACGCATTATCCAAAGCACAGAACAACAAATCAGAAGCGGCTAAACTGCTTAAGATTACCAGAAAAACACTTTACAATAAGCTAAAGCAATACAATATAGATTAA